The genomic interval CCACATTTCTGCTTTCATCTTGTAGCATTATCTCTTGTATCATCAGTCAGGCTCAGCATCGTAGAGGATTCATGAAAGAAGCATAAGACCCCATGGTCTGTCAGTGTTGGTGATGATGCGTATCTATGACGGTGACTCCACAGGCGCATGGAGAGCTGCAGCAACAAAGATCTGACAGTTTGAAGATACATATCTACCAAAAGCAACTGGGAGGCAGAGACCTCTCACCCACAGCGCCTTGATCACCCGGGTTATGAATAAGTCATAATTCGGAGTGTCTGATGTGCCGTGAAGTGTAAAGCGCTTCTCCCTCAGCGCtcacgcaaacacacagagaatcTTGACCTTGCCATGGCAGTGCTGTTCAAGCACTTTCCCAGAAGTCTTTTCTACAAGCAGCAAACAAGCGGAAAGTATTAATCAGTTTCAGGATGTAGTGACCTTACTGCTCGCTAAGTGACACTGTAgtgtgcacatacacaaacactacTCACTTCATGGTTTTATACCTTCACaaatcagtcaagttgcagttacagtttacatctgtgtctgtgaaaacctggatacttcacacacatcttcaaccctgCAGCTTAGAAGATCTATGAGCACAATTCAAGTCGGGCAATTCAGTATTTGACCAAAactctccccttctgtttctgggTTTTGacattgagtaatggccagaaaagtgtttttgttgaacATTATGCTGAAAATGAGCCAcacgcaaggtcacagtgacctttgaccaccaaagtctgaTAAGTTTATCCTTGAcacaaagtggatgtttgtgccaaatttgaagaaattacttcaaggtgttcttaagatattgtgttcataacAACGAGAGAGAcgagttcacagtgaccttgacctttgacctttatgaccaccaaaatgtaatcatctCATGCATGAGTCCAAGTTAACGTTCGTGCTAAATTTTAGAGACACATGCAAATCAGCAGATTTACTTTGAGATTAGAATCTCGAGTTCAAATAATTGGAACATAAACAATCTAGTGTTGAAGACAGTATCAAATAAAGTTCATTATGTTCAAGCTTCTTGTGGTTGTTAGAATCAGTAATGCTCATTGTCAACAAACTTCCTCCAAATCCTCTGCTTTTTGCCCCACTAGATAAAGTCCCTTCACCTCCCTCTGAGGGCCGTCCTCAGTGAGACTACAGAGAGTTGTGATGAGGTACGACTGAAGAGATTTCCTGTAAGAACTTGGGGGAGATCACACAAGGTGCCTGCTGACTGCTGCGACGAGGCATGTTTAGGCTCCATCCCTGTAGTTTAAAGAGGCAGAGCTGCTAATTTGAGGGCATCGTAGTCTCAACAGACAGTACCATGCCCGGCCTGGATGGACTATAATCAGCCATAAACTCAAACTGCACAGAGAAACTAAAACTGAAGCCTGGGTGGCTCCTTGCAAACAAACATGTAACACATATGTTTATTCAGGATGTAAAAAACAACGTTTCTGTATTGTCATAGTTGCTATAAATAGTGGTAAAACACCGTCAGTGTGGTGAGTCAGGCTGAGCGAGTGCTGTTGTGTGAAAGTGTGATAACAATAAGGAGGTTTTGTGAGGAGGCCTGGAATAAACTCGAGGACTGTAATAGAATAGGGCGCACCCAAACCCTCctcagacacataaacacacttcaAATACCTGattatattgtacttttttctctaatttcctGGAAGTAGAATCACAAATGCAAACGTTTCTGCAGAcattccttttatttattttttattttttgcagaaacCTGTTTCAGGATCGACAACTTAGATTGCAACAAGATAGGTTGACAGATCGTGCTCACAATGCATATCTGTGCTTCAGAGGCTGTCGGACAGACACTGATGCTTCCTGTGTGCttcctgtttatttctgcagtttCCTTTTTGGTTGATAATGGATGGTAATGTTACTATAGCTTCTTTATCCTGCTCCAACTTTCAGCTCACTTGAAACTAAAATTTACTCCAGCGGTTTATCTTCAAGCTGGGTAATTATATGTAGACTGTGTATTTTGGCTCACACATGAAATCTCTAATTAGGATGCAAAATTGTAGAATGAGAACAAGCTAATTTTAAGTGGAAAAATGCCCCTGAAATTCGAGCGAAGTAGATAGAATCAAATAAACCTTACGGGGAATTTTACAGATAGGCATCGCTGTCAAGCTTGAGACAAAGCAAACCTGAACACAAACTTTTCGCACAACAAACCTCTCCCAGCAGAACTACTTGAAAACACAGCCATGAACTGCAGACACGACTGAATCCGGCTGAACAGAATTACAGCCGCATGTTCAGTGTTTCAAATCTCATACCTCCGCTCTTCAGATGTTGTCACGCCTGTGACTTTGTTATTATGACCCAGATGTGCTGGTTTCTACTCGACCCCGACCTCAGATGATTCAGCCGGCCTTTTTTAGTGGCATGAGATAATACTCTTATTTTGTGGCCAGGGAAATGTCTGAAGTGTTTTGGCCTTGAACTGACTCAGATCGTATCAGACTGTACACAACATCCCCTGTTCATTCCCTGCTGACATAGTGGGATGATTTACCATCCTGAATGGAGGCTGGCGGGGAGGTTATGTTTAACCTAATACCACATTTATTCCCTTCGGGACATCAGGCAGACTTGTAACTcttaatgaatgtttttgtgctgcactTTTCATCACCAACAGTGACACATTCACCAAGAATTACAGCAATAACATGACCGAATTGTCCACTATTATCAGATTAACGAGCCTCTCTTATCTTTTATGTGAAGCTTATAAATCTATTAGACTGATACACTTTTAAAGAGCCCTGTCACCCACATTAcgaaaaaccccaaaacaccgTACTTCTCACTTAGGTTACCTCCAGTGGTATCAAGTTGTGAAATGCAAGAATGTTCCCAGAATTTGAGATGTGAGAGATTTCTGCCCACAATCTAATAGGCTAAAATGTAggcaaattatatttaaaagaattaattaattaaatggcAATGTGTCTTActagaaaaaaatgatcttgaTCCACAATTTTCACAATAATTTGTATAAAGTGATGAAccgatgacattttatatccataaggttaaaggtcaactACACTAGCACATTCAACTGTGAGACAGCAATTctagtttaaatatattttgatagcCTTTCTTCAGCACTCTAATATGCCCAAATTACTGTTTCAGCGTTTCAAATGTCCAAAGCTCTGATGTTATGCTCGTTGATGGCTGATTCCTTTTGTTGGAGTAACAATCGACCAAGCAAAGCTTTATAAATGGGATTGGGTATGGACACTTAATCATCTTAAACTAGAGCCAGAAATACAGCTAAATCCAGGAAAAAAGGGGGACAGAAATTAACACAAAAGTGGCAACAAGAGTGGAATTAATGGATACAACGGTGCAGATTGTTTGAGGTTGACTCACAGAAGAACTGCTCAATCCTTTGTTACCACATCTTCTGTGGTGACTAAACATGATGTGGGTGTGATGGGAACATCACGCGGGCTGATTTGTCAGggcaaaactaaagaaaacaatgcCATCCTCCAGCACAGAAATACACGTCGAATTGACGaaatcaaatgacagaaaatggcATATCACCAAGATCATCAAGGtactattttattgttttgagtGGCATGAGTTAAATTTCATTTGCATCCATTATATTTGGGTGGAACATTTATCTCGAAACCTGGGCAGATAAATCCAACAATATTTCCATGGCAAGATACCACAAGAGATAaggaaataaagatttttttttagtattttgtatGAATAGGCCCTTTGAACTTTTCACAACCTTTTGGGGAAATCACTGACTCCAGCAGTGAGATGCACCAAGACAGCAGAGTCGACCTCGCTGCGTTTAAACCAGATCCCACATATTTTCCTGTGTGTATCATACTGCTGGATCATGACATCAGAGGGCTTCTGAGAAACCCTGCGTGCTCCCACGAGACCACGGCTGTGTGGAGGCCAGTGTGGCCACAGCAACGAAATCATAACATAGCAACAGTATCACAATCACTTTGATTGGGACCTATATGCTCGCTCAGACACACGCTTgaacactgactcacacacgcacatgaGACTGAGAGCGCTGAAGATGTCATCTGTAACAGGTTACGAGTTATTTGCAATCAGGTTTTGATTGCTTGTTGAATAAAGAACAAAGATTCTTATTCAGACTTTTAAATAGCGAGCTGAGTGAACGACAGAGCTTGAGTTGGTGTCGTGTGTGTGCTTGCCACAGCATTGGAGATCTGCGTGTTACACTGTCTGTTACTGTGAAATGCGGCGTGCTGTAACAGAGCTCTGCGCTGATCTGTGTTGACAGCCGCTCAGTGGCAAAACACACAGggctcctgtcattttgtagaTAAAATCAATCACAAAAAGGCCCAGTGTGAGTAAAATGAAGGCAGCATAAActtgcagttgtgtgtgtgtgagtgtgagtgtgagtgtgagtgtgagtgtgtttgtgtgtgtgtttgtgtttgagtgtgtgtgtgtgtgtgtgtgtgtgtgtgtgtgtgtgtgtgtgtgtgagtgtgtgtgtgtgattcatcTCAACTGTCCCAACAGACATCTGGAAGTGTTGCTCATGCTACACTCACAGCTGGCTGATAGTGAATGTGAAGTAGTGCCCTGTGGGAAGATCTCGGGTCTGTTTGATGACAATGGTACAAATTAGACTTCCTGTGTGACAAACACAAGAGAACTTGATGATTCACTGTGTATggcaggcatgtccaaagtcagGCCTAGGGGCCAGTCGTGGCCATTGAACTGATTTTAAACAGCCCTCAGCTTGCTGTTTAAAGTATACTTTATGTGGTTCCCACACATTATTGCCTAATAATGCCAGATCAGTTTGCATTTTTCCATTTAACTTACAATGGCAGGACTTTCACACAGTTTACACGTGTTGTGTCGGGTTTCCCTCCGACTGCTACATAGCAGTGCTGGAATCTGTCTTCAGTTCATATAACTCTGCCATTTCAGTCTCTCGAGCTTATTATTGTGCTACAGGAGCTATGATAAATACATATCCTTCTGTTctgattgcattaaaaaagtaaactttttcTACTCAAATTTTATGCATATTGTGGAGTGGTTTCTATGACAGATTTCCCTaaagttagatttaaaaaataccaaactgtaTCGCCTTGCTTACAGTATTGCAAAACATCCcaatatgttaaataaatttTGTATTGTGGTATGTGTTGTATTGCCGGAGTCTTGCCAATACAGCAAAGAAGTGTAAGTCGACAGCAAATACGTTTTCACTAAATGATTAAACAGTTGCGTTTGTTTCGTTTGTAtgggttttctttctttctttctttttttaaataacccacATGATGTGAGAAGCAGCTGGCTTCCAGATATTGTTTTGGAAATCAGTCATTGCTCATCCTTCTTATAATGAGCTCCTCTTTTCCCTCCCTCGTGTGCATGTAATCTTCTCCCACTTCATGCAGACGATTGTAGACAAAGTGTGTCCCTGAccctcctgtgtgtctgtgtctgtaggTGTGCTCTCAGACGGTACCATGGCTGAGGGAAGCTGCTTCGGTGCATTGTAGCTGTTTGGGATGACCAGAGCCGGACCTTGCTTCAAAGAAGGAAGAATCgtgagaggaggaaaaacatcTGCTCAGTGAGGATAAAATCTGAACAGGGAATGTTCTGGATCTTTTTCTTTGTAAGGAAAGGAATTTAAACAAGTATCAGTGCTCTGTCACTTTAAAGGGCTtcaagaatttcttttttttttatcattggtTGTAACCACCTTAAAAAGAGTTAACGCCATGTGCCATGTTATTGTAACATGCCGCTCCATGCTCTGGACGCTGCTCAGTATTATAGTGGCCTTTGCTGAGCTCATTGCCTTCATGAGCTCGGATTGGCTGTTGGGTTTCCCTCGGTCCAGCGCGAGTGGGGCGGGAGTGGACTCGGGGGAGTACAGACCATCTCTCGGCCTGTACAGCCGCTGCCTGCGCGTCGGGGCACGGGGAGTCGGGGTCAGCTGTGGGTCCTATGCGAGGACATTTGGAGAAGTAGCCAGTGGCTTCTGGCAGgccgccatgttgtttctggCAGCAGGGATGTTGGTGCTCGGAGTAGTGGCCTGCATCTCCATCTTCAGCCTGTGCTTCCAGAGCATCCTGAGGAAGAGCATTTTCAACATCTGCGGACTGCTTCAGGCCATCGCAGGTGAGacatctatatgtgtgtgtttaacaagTCTGACAGAGAAAAATGATGTCCAGATCTTACACAAAAACTGTGCTCTCAGGAATCAGTTTCACTCAAAATggaattgattttatttgagtATAGTTGTGTACAttagagacagaaaagaaaaacctgaggatagcgagagagagagacatgtaATAAAGATCCGCAGCTTAAATCAAACCAGCCACAAGGCCAACAGGACACCACAAACATTACTACATATTATTGTATATGTTACACACCTGAATAAAACTCATACAATTTCAACTCAAAATTAACATGATTTAATtttctagtttattttttatctaatatCAAATATCTTAATTCTTAATTTCAGACTTCAAAAGCACCAAGGACAATGACATAAATTAGTTCAGGTCTTAATAGTTCTCTCCCTGACAAAATGTgatatgttgtgtgtgtatatatgcacACACCATACCACTATGTCACCTTACcaaaccaaattttaaaaaaaaaacatcttcggGAACATAACTCAGAAAGATGAGACAAAGATCTACTGCAGTTTCTGCAAAACAGAGGtctgaagtaaaataaaaagaataagaagaagaaaaagtgtgCACTTTTTAGCTGActttgcaaaaatatatatatatacaatgtatatataatgacttcaccataaaaaaaatcaaacatatacACAATTTTATAcgtgtttttttcattgccaTGCATACCCAGGGTTAACATGTTTAAAGGAAGGAAACTGAAAGTTCCTGCTCAACATGCAGCCTCTGACCTGCACGTTCTGGTGACTGAGctcagaaaaagcagaaaagaatCAAACTCAAGAAGCTGACTGGCTATGTCTCATTTGCAACTAAACCTAATGCTAATAATTTGTAATCTGTGAGTTTATAGTGGCTACACGCCTACACAAGCGTATTGTATGTTTCATAATCATGCTGTagcctttagggaatttctgttgctgttgagtttacAAGTTGGCAGCATCTAGTGGCGTTCCATCGCACTTTTCCTAGTTTTGAGGTTAGATATTCAAACGAAACCTCTCCAAGTCTTGCCGCATGTTTCTACAACAATGAGCTCCCACAGGTGTGTTTGGCCACACAGGTCTGTCGTCCTGTGACATCATTGTGGAAGCAGTCAAATGTGGTCTTTACTCTCATCACAAATCAATTGCTTGTCAGctgaaaaatacatgtattcTTTACCAGAGCTGAGTCACCGTCTTAGCAGCTGCACTGATCTGTTTGTGCTTTCAGCTCCAGTGTTTACGTATACGTGACTAAAGCCCTTGTCTCGTCGTCTGCTCTCCCTCCAGGCCTGCTGCTGATGGTGGGCCTCATGCTGTACCCTGCCGGTTGGGGTTCAGAGAAGGTGATCGGTTACTGCGGCCCAGAGGCCTCGCCCTTTAGGCCGGCTCTGTGCTCGCTCGGCTGGGCGTTCTATGCAGCGATAGGAGGGACGCTGGGGTCCTTCCTGTGTGCTGTTTTGTCTGCGCAGGCTGAGATTGCCACCTCCAGCGATAAGGTTCAGGAGGAGATCGAGGAGGGGAAGAGTCTGATCTGCCTGCTGTGAGCCTTCTGAAAACCTGAGAAACTCTGGGAAGTCctcatttttgtaatttctctTAAATGGACACTTGTAGCTCAGTGGAGGGAAGATAAACGTTAGTCTGAGTGATATTGTTAAGAAGAAAGACTCCTTTgtagctgtgtttttaaatagttgGGCATAGGGTTCATGCCTACCTACATCTTCAGGTTAATCTGCCAAAAAGGCTCTGGTACAGCAGCAGGCAAAGGAACATTACCTGTAGATGTATTCAATGATACGACCAAgatactgtttatttttgtaaaaattctCTTCTTAAGCTTTTTAAACCCGGAcctacatcagttttcttgtgttgcatttcgacgcctttcacaagctattttaccctttgaagcctgagcaaattggtttgaaaaaacatgcaggaaaagGCAACGACCATCGTGGCAGGATATGTcccacaaatttaaagaaatcggtaaaaagtaataagaaatgaccaaaaaataggGTAAAATGGCCTGAAAGATATATTTATAGTggctattatttttatttacaattatgttacttattttcaggtaattttcttgtaactttaaaaaataataatttcttgctaatatttggaCCATGTCTGGTGAAGTTGTTTATTGCcctcttcctttgtttttgaaagaaatcaaacctattagttcaggtttcaaagggttaaaaaagccACTGTACTGGAATAGCAGGAGATTGGTTAAAGAAATTGATAGTGTATGTGTCGTTAGTGTAATTGTGGACGGGTTAAACACTGCCAAACAGTTTGCAAGTTGTCATTATAATGTTCACTCACACGGTTCACCTGCAAACCTCAACAAACCACTGAATACTAGCAGATGTGTCCATTAAAACTCCCAACAACAGCTTGCAtatgtgtgggagtgtgtctgcgtgtgtgacAGACATTAAATGTTGGCTAACTTCACATGTGCCACTTAAGGGATTGTTCACTTTAAAGGGAGTTTCGCCTGTTAAACGGATTGTTTGTGGCTCTCTTGCAGCTTATTAAATGACAGAGTGTGTGAACAGAGCAGAAAAGGAACAGAGACTTGCCTTATGTTTCACTGCGGTGAACTTTCATGAGGGGATGTTTGCTCGCGGTGAGATAAAGCAGGCAGCACCAGAGCTTATCATGGCACACCACACAGACAAGATCTGCGTGGTGTGCTATGAAAAGAAGTGGGTACAAATTCAAAAGGTACCTGTTAAGCCTTTGCTAGATGAATGCAAAATGGGCCATCAGTGTTGCTGTGATTAATGGGATATTTCAGATTGTCTGAAGTGGGGTTTATTGGGGTATTATCTATAGTCAGTGAATTACATACATCTGTCTGCacactcccagtttggagaagtgACAGGAGTgccaacacagaagctaagctgTTGTGAACGGGGGCAgtagtaaaatatattttagccacctaaacaaagtcccacttaaaaaaaatccaaattaattGTGTTAAGTGTATGtgatattgagagtatttttatcgctttacctttctgtcaaaCAGTCCCTCCAGACGTTGAAGCAGTTTCATTTCATGTGCTCTCATCAAAGATACAAGAGTCCTATGACAAAAACGGTAATTTTGGCTCGCTGAAGACAGGAGCAACTGGTCTACGGCCtctttgatcagttagtttgtctgtgtaattgtgtgacttaagtgaatccaaactaaccctgttaaccctttgagaccttaggaaattggcttgatgtcttttaaaaaaatgtagatagACGCAAATGAGTAACTTATGAAGGAATAAaccaaaactcaacaaaaacttTTTAGAAAGTACAcagaaatcatctgaaaattattttaaaaaacaaagaaaaaataaataaccaaggaaataacctggaaaaaaggtgcttaaaaaaataataatcctgtaaaataatttaaaatgtacaattatgataataatgaatttagttttttggacatttttcccaagcatcttttaaaataattttccaaatctaccaatttcttgcagtttgcggagcgttcttgccaagttgctcattgccttttgttccatgctttcaaaagaagtcaaactaatttgcttacattttgaatggttaaatacttgtgaaggtgtctgaatgcaacacaaaaatagtgatgtccatccaggtttcaaagggtcaaatgccaaagtcacacaacgaTAATAACTAACTGGTCGAGGCAGGGGTAGACtagcagctcccgtgttcagcgaggtaaaattactgtttttctcagtggagtccgGCTGTGAACAGAGCGATGTAACGGCTTCATTTCCCCATTGGGAATTGTTGTCTGACAGTAAGATAAAGCAGTAAGAAtgttataaatatgttttttaactaATGTGCTTCATGTTTatacagcagtacattgtttaT from Plectropomus leopardus isolate mb chromosome 6, YSFRI_Pleo_2.0, whole genome shotgun sequence carries:
- the LOC121943866 gene encoding LHFPL tetraspan subfamily member 2a protein-like, whose amino-acid sequence is MCHVIVTCRSMLWTLLSIIVAFAELIAFMSSDWLLGFPRSSASGAGVDSGEYRPSLGLYSRCLRVGARGVGVSCGSYARTFGEVASGFWQAAMLFLAAGMLVLGVVACISIFSLCFQSILRKSIFNICGLLQAIAGLLLMVGLMLYPAGWGSEKVIGYCGPEASPFRPALCSLGWAFYAAIGGTLGSFLCAVLSAQAEIATSSDKVQEEIEEGKSLICLL